In Magnolia sinica isolate HGM2019 chromosome 12, MsV1, whole genome shotgun sequence, a single genomic region encodes these proteins:
- the LOC131220465 gene encoding uncharacterized protein LOC131220465 — protein MLSKLSGPILIIGLRMLDPGNDYRDVDERLTLLFPYNIEIKPPEDETHSQLEEDMIVIQFQDNRNHIMEVLIANDLDCDDLGSICLVDTMVLSNYIEEIYFFQVKSYLCVFMCLTHKRIQELTLFCMLRSILGPDNAKNNHLVTSLLLSSGFWSDYLLSMGTSAIRGLPKWGLLLPQSELY, from the exons ATGCTGAGCAAACTATCAGGACCAATATTGATCATTGGTTTAAGGATGTTGGATCCAGGTAATGATTATAGAGATGTGGACGAGAGGCTCACTCTTCTATTCCCCTACAACATTGAGATCAAGCCACCTGAAGATGAGACCCACTCCCAACTGGAAGAAGACATGATAGTGATCCAGTTTCAAGACAACAGAAACCACATCATGGAGGTACTCATAGCAAATGATCTTGACTGTGATGATCTGGGTTCAATCTGCCTTGTGGATACGATGGTTCTCAGTAATTACATagaagaaatttatttttttcaggtCAAGTCATATTTATGTGTATTTATGTGTTTGACACACAAAAGAATCCAAGAGCTGACTCTCTTTTGCATGCTGAGATCAATCCTAGGCCCTGACAATGCCAAGAACAACCACCTAGTGACTTCTCTATTGCTCAGTTCCGGTTTCTGGAGCGACTACTTGTTGTCCATGGGCACTAGTGCTATAAGAGGATTACCCAAATG GGGCCTATTGTTACCACAATCTGAGCTTTACTGA